A genomic segment from Phragmites australis chromosome 6, lpPhrAust1.1, whole genome shotgun sequence encodes:
- the LOC133922584 gene encoding succinate-semialdehyde dehydrogenase, mitochondrial-like, whose protein sequence is MAMAMRRAAPPPVTSSLPRPPRASSPAATWAWTRARRWRGSGRRGCSGRGGLIGGQWVDAYDGKTIEPVGVVGAITPWNFPLAMKTRKVGPALACGCTVVVKASEFTPLTALAAADLALQAGIPASALNVVMGNAPEIGDALLKSAQVRKVTFTGSTAIGKKLMAGSANTVKKVSLELGGNAPCIVFDDADIDVAVKGSLAAKFCNSGQTCVCANMILVQEGIYEKFASAFVKAVQSLQVGTSQGLLINDAVVQKVEKFITDATSKGANIMLGGKRHSLGMTFYEPTAVGNVSDDMLLFREEVFGLVASLVPFKTEEDTIHVANDTNAGLAAYIFTKSIPHSWRVSEAPEYGLVAVNEALISTEVAPFGGVKQSGLGREGSKYGVDEYLELKYICMGNLN, encoded by the exons ATGGCCATGGCGATGCGAcgcgcggcgccgccgcccgtcACATCCTCGCTGCCTCGCCCTCCTCGCGCCTCGTCCCCCGCTGCCAC ATGGGCGTGGACGCGGGCGCGGCGATGGAGAGGATCCGGGCGGCGGGGCTGCTCGGGACGCGGGGGGCTTATCGGTGGCCAGTGGGTCGACGCCTACGACGGAAAGACCATCGAG CCTGTTGGGGTAGTTGGAGCCATCACACCATGGAATTTTCCTTTAGCAATGAAAACCAGAAAG GTTGGACCAGCATTGGCCTGTGGCTGCACTGTTGTGGTCAAGGCATCAGAGTTCACACCTCTTACAGCATTAGCTGCAGCAGACCTTGCTCTTCAAGCTGGAATACCAGCG AGCGCACTAAATGTTGTGATGGGTAATGCTCCTGAGATAGGTGATGCATTACTGAAGAGTGCACAG gTAAGAAAGGTCACATTCACTGGATCAACAGCTATTGGCAAAAAATTGATGGCAGGATCAGCAAACACAGTGAAGAAG gtTTCTTTGGAACTTGGTGGGAATGCACCTTGCATTGTTTTTGATGATGCAGACATTGATGTTGCTGTTAAAGGCAGT CTTGCTGCCAAGTTCTGTAACAGTGGACAAACGTGTGTTTGTGCAAACATGATATTGGTGCAAGAAG GTATCTACGAAAAATTTGCAAGTGCATTTGTCAAGGCTGTTCAGAGTTTGCAGGTCGGTACATCACAG GGTCTTCTGATTAATGACGCTGTTGTTCAAAAG GTAGAGAAGTTCATAACTGATGCGACTTCAAAG GGAGCAAACATCATGCTAGGTGGTAAAAGGCACAGCTTGGGGATGACATTTTATGAGCCAACTGCAGTAGGGAACGTCAGCGATGATATGCTTCTTTTCAG GGAAGAAGTCTTTGGTCTGGTTGCATCACTTGTACCTTTCAAAACAGAGGAAGACACAATCCATGTGGCCAATGATACAAATGCTG GCTTAGCTGCATACATATTTACAAAGAGCATTCCTCATTCATGGCGTGTTTCTGAGGCTCCTGAATATGGCTTAGTTGCTGTGAATGAGGCACTGATTTCAACAGAG GTAGCACCATTTGGCGGAGTTAAACAGTCTGGTCTTGGGAGAGAGGGTTCAAAATACGGCGTTGACGAATACCTGGAG CTCAAGTATATCTGCATGGGCAACTTGAACTGA